The Pseudomonas graminis region ATGCGCGCCGAAGGGCGGAGAACGGTATGTGGCAACAGACCTTGATCACGCTGCGGGCAAGGCCTCGTGGTTTCCATCTGGTGACTGACGAGATCGTTGCGGGCCTTCGCGAATTACGCGAATGCCGCATTGGCCTGCTGCATGTCTGGCTGCAACACACCTCGGCCTCGTTGACCGTCAACGAGAACGCCGACCCGGCGGTACGTCGCGATTTCGAGCGTTTCTTCAACCGTCTGGTGCCTCAGGGGCGCGACGGTTACGAGCATGACGACGAAGGACCCGACGATCTGCCTGCGCACTTCAAAGCCAGTCTGCTTGGCTGCCAGCTGACATTGCCGGTTACAAATGGACGGCTGGCGTTGGGCACATGGCAAGGTATTTATCTGGGCGAGCACCGCGATGCAGGCGGAGCCCGTAGAGTCCTCGCCACGCTTCAAGGTGAGGGACACGACCGCTGAGAGTATGCGGTAGTTGAATTTTTTCCGGCTGTCCAAGAAATCAAGCCCGGCTGGGCTATAACTAATCTGCTTGCGCAAGTCATGAGGTAGAACATGAGCGACGACGACATCGAAGAAGGTCTGGAAGACGAGCTGGAAGACGAGGAGGGCGGCGAGGGGCTCGCTGCGGCTTCCGATGAAGATGTAGTGGAGGTCGACGACAGCGCTGAAGTCTCTGCGACTCCGGCCAAGGGCAAGGCCAAGGCCGCCGTCTCGGTAGACGAATTGCCGAGCGTGGAAGCCAAGAACAAAGAGCGTGATGCTCTGGCTCGCGCGATGGAAGAATTCCTCGCTCGCGGTGGCAAGGTCGTGGAAGTGGAGGCCAATGTGGTCGCCGATCCGCCCAAGAAGCCTGATAACAAGTACGGCAGCCGTCCTATCTAAGGGCCGGTTGTGCGCTTGATGAAAAACCCGCTGTCGCTGCGGGTTTTTTATTGCCTGCGATCCGGGTTGCCGGCGCAAAAGCCGGCATTCATACCGGGGGAGACACGGATCAACCCCAGCGCGCCAGCACCTCGGGCAATTGCGTCAGGCTGCTGATCTCGGCATCCGGCGCTCTTTCAGCCTCCCAGGCTTTGCCGCCGGGGTTGTACCAGATCGCCCGCATGCCGGCTTGTTGAGCACCGGCGATGTCATCACCCGGGTGATCGCCGACATGCACGGCGTGGCTG contains the following coding sequences:
- a CDS encoding secondary thiamine-phosphate synthase enzyme YjbQ, producing the protein MWQQTLITLRARPRGFHLVTDEIVAGLRELRECRIGLLHVWLQHTSASLTVNENADPAVRRDFERFFNRLVPQGRDGYEHDDEGPDDLPAHFKASLLGCQLTLPVTNGRLALGTWQGIYLGEHRDAGGARRVLATLQGEGHDR